ATCTCTTGCATCCACAAGGATTTTACACCTGATAATTAGTGTTCATATAAAGCAGGTTGTATTAAAAATTTATTTTTAGCATGTGTAAAATTACAGGTCTCAGCAATTTATGTACATGTTTGGTACAAATATACTAGTATGTACTCAATAACCTGGCTTACTACAAAGTTTTCTAATAAGATGTTATTAGCGTtgtgtatttattatatttgtAGTGTTTAATGCACTGATGTAGCCATGTACTTTTGTGGAAACTGAATTTAAAATTGAGACATGACCACATTGTGCACATAACGTTGGTGAATTCTCATGTAAACACAGAGTAGCAACTTTACCTGAGCCCCATAGGAATCTAAATCTCAACAGCATACAGCATATTTGGGACATTATGAGTCACAGAATAAGCCTGAGAGATCTTCCGAATACAAAACCTTGATGTATTGGAACAAGCTCCATCATGTATGGAACACAATGCCTCAACATCAGATTCAGCATCTGATACAATCATTGACAAGGATGGTCAGGGGTGATATTTCAGGTGGCTGTGATTACCTCATATATTGACATTGTGTTCGGTTGCTGACAGTTATGTCTTTTCATTAGGGTTTAATGACAGAATCTTGGAAATGACACACTTGCCATCCAGCCATAGAGATGAGCACTGCAAAATGAGTATCGTTTGCTTGTatggaaaaaatgaaaaataacttttctggtattttttgtgttttgatttTCCATTTAATTATTCAGTTTATCTAGACAGTGAGATAAGTTGAAGTTTGGAtaagtttcttttcttttgttaatATCATATACTGATACTGTGACAAATATGAGGTAATGTGATTCCATCTGTCTGtataccagcaatattacactatcATTCTGACAGATGATCTATGACAGCAGCTTTACAGGTTTAGGTTTAGTGCTGATGACATAGACGATGACTTTATGTATGTACTAGTATGTGTTTTCTTCTTGCAGGACATTCCAGTATGGCGCCAGGCTGATAGCATGGTATCTTGACACAGGGAAAGATGACCCTCTCATCACACGACTCCGACGCGTGGAAGCAGCACTCTCTCTGTCTAGGAAACGTAAacttttaaacttatcctatctcatgctTGCTCTGTCTTACTTTGACCATGACTTAGACCTCCTGTGTAGAATTACCTATTTGGTTTCCCATGCAGAGATCCCTTCTGTAGACCTCCTTTGTAGATTTACCTGTTTGGTTTCACATATGGAGGTCCCTTCTTTTGACCCCCCGTGTAGATTTCCGTTTGGTTTCACATGTGGAGATCCCTTCTTTAGACCCCCTGTGTTGATTTCCCTGTTTGGTTTGCCATGTGGAGATCCCTTCTTTAGACCCCCGTGTAGATTTCCCTGTTTTGTTTCCCTTGTAGAGATCCCTTCTTTAGACCATCTTTGTACATTTCACTGTTTGGTTTCCCTTGTTGAGATCCCTTCTTTAGACCCCCAGTGTAGAGTTTCCTGTTTGATTTCACATGTAGAGATCTCTTCTTTAGACCGTCTTTGTAGAATTCCCTGTTTGGTTGCCATGTGGAGATCCCTTCTGTTGACCACTGTGTAGATTTCCCTGTTTGGTTTCACATATGGTGATTCCCTCTATGAATCCCCTGTGTAGATTTTCCTATGCAGATGTCAAGTGATATCAGATGTGGATCCAAAGTGAGATGCTGCTTTTTCCGTCAACCCCCTAAAATGTTTAAGTGTTAAGTACTGTGACAGTGTAAAGTGAAGCATCTCAACATCATCACGCAAATAAGCCGCAAGGCAATACTGACTCATCAAACAGATAATTCTGGATCAATACGTTGTTTGAAAGCTGAGACATTTGTGGATTTCTTTTCTAGCAAAAGTAATCTAGAACTATGATGTTGCCTTGGTATTGCCTTGTTCAAAGTATGGGTACTGCACTGGAAACTCAGTTGCTTTCTGGTCAAAGCAACATTTCCTGCTACATTTTTGTGTGATGATTGGCGAACTTTAGGAGAATAAAGTAATAATTATGTGTAAATAATTAGGTAATATATTGTGTCATAAAGTCATTTTTCCATTGGATTTGCTTGTTAGAGATACATCTGTGTATGATTTAGTGGTGAGCTGGGTTATGTGTGATCTGATAGGTGATGCATGTTCTAGCGGATGTGTGATGTGATAGGTGATGTGTGATCTGACAGGTGATGTAAGGTCTGACAGGTGATCTGTCATCAGACAGGTGATGTGGGATCCAAATGGTGATGTGTGTTTCAAATGGTTCTGGCTGACATGCGATGTGACTGGTGATGTGGGATCTAGCAGCTGTTGCATGTTCTAGCTGATGTGTCATCTGACAGGTGATGTAAGGTCTGACAGATGATCTGTGATCTGACAGGTGATGTGGAATCCAACTGGTGATGTGCGTTCTGAGAGTTAATGTGTGTTTTAAGTGGTAACATGTGTTCTACATTGTTACAGTGTTCAGGCTCGGCAACACAGTAGACCTGGCATACAAGACCATTGACTGCTTCAGCATTAATGACTACAGACTGATGATACTCAGTGTGATTGGCAATCTCTTCAAGTCTGTCTGGCTCTTCCTGGACCACTGTCTCTGGTTCTCCAAGATTGGGGTCCTACAGGTACACAATTCTGAAGTATAGTTTGGCCTTGAACCATGTTATTTACAGCTTGGAGATGCTTACCTTATTAAACAACACATTAGTGGATATTAAAGTTTATAACTTTTCTGCCGTACTGAAGgcaaaatatggcattttattGGGGTTAGGTATAAAATCTAATCTATAATTAGGGTGGTGTAAATTGAAAGATTAACTGATGCGCTATTCCACCTGTCATAAACCTTATGTCAGAAGCAAAGTATATTATAAATGCATTGGAACACCAGTGAAATGGTTAGCTTATCATGAACTGAGTCAATTTTTTGCTATCCTTTTAGTGTGCAATTATCCAGTAACACATGTAGCGCTACAAAGGATTTAAACTTAAAGACATAATTCCACAcattttcgacaatattttggcctatATTATATATAGGATTGTTCATAGGATACTCGTAAAGAGTGCTCCAAGGTACATAACTCTATAGGGTTCAGTAGAAGGTGCAAGATATTATTTATTCTTTTGTATTTAATATTGTTATCTAACTGTGTAATTCTtttggaatatattatatagtaGCTTCCCTGAGGGCTGACTGttagtattattgagagaaatgttttatatattttttagaaaACTGTGGTGTGAAACAGTGCCTTTAAGTTTACATATTAACTTACTTCAGCTGAATCATGTGACTCACAACATTCTGCAAGTACACAGAGGGACCAAGTAACCCATGTAAACATTGTGCAGAACACACAGAATAACTGAAAGTAATACACTGACTGACATAACAGTCTATGATATATTTCAGTGTTAGGTCATATCACAAGAGCACAGGACAGTGTTTAGCACTGCTGGTACACAGTATCATCCAGTGTGCTGTCTCCATTCTATTACTGATGCCAtacaacatgcagtaaacttggacaaagtactgtgactatgtgtcccagtccaaatacaatgtacagttgtgatggacatccattGGTAGAGAGAAAACAAAGTGCcttttgagcagttgaactgaaTATTGACACTATAACAAATGTTAATTTAATAAGAAAAATCAGCTTAGTGATTCATTGTAGTTGATGAATGTACATGTCGAATGTTTTTGTTACAGATCAACCAACCCATGTGGAGCAAATGGGCATTGAGGGTGTGGCTTGTTGCACTTGTGGCTTCCACAGCTGCCGATATCAAGAAACTCAAAATTGTTAAAGCAAAGCTTGAAAAAGAGATACGGATGAAAAGGAGAGTTGAGGGAGAGAAAATATCCCCTGAAATTCAAACTGAACTTCATAATGTTCAGACAAATTTTTATAAGGATTTCTGTGATATGTTTATTCCCTTGTCAGGCCTGAATGTGTTCAACCCTGGAGTAGGGGCAGTCTGTGGTGTGATTTCCTCACTGGTCGGCTTCCAGCAGGAGTGGGAGAAGCACATCACACCCTACACACCCTCATTATGATGGGAAGGAGGGGTCATTGGGGGAGGGGTCAGTAGGGGAGGGAGGGATtaggaggggaggggagggtcAAGGAAGTGATGAGTCGTTGGAAGGCGTGGGAGAGGGGAGGAAGACATGGGTTGGAGGGAAGACAGAGGTGACGGAGAAGACCGGAGTGGGGGGAAATGTCAGTGGGAGAGGGTGGGTCAGGCAGAGTCAGAGTGGGTAGAGGACAGGAGGGAAGTCAACCGGGAAGTTAAAGGAGCAGGAGAGTCCGAAGGGAGCAAGAGTCAGGAAGGGCAAGGGCAGACTGGTGGTTGAAAGTTGTCTAAGATGCGATCTGTTGTACATATAATGAAGTCATGGTctgacaagccagtgattgatGGCATGAGCCAAGATCCATGCTGTCAGTATAATGATACACCATCATCCAGATCACACAATCTATTCTTTCTTTTCTCAGTAATCAAGCATGACTGGGGCAATCAAAATGCAGATTTGATCTGTACATGAGTGAGTGGGAGGGAAGAATGAATCAGTCTGTGAACTAACGTTAACCTTTATTTTCACCATTTTAGTACAAAGACTAGTTTTATGATTACTGGGCATGATTTTGTTGTACGATTATACATCATGGTACTGCTGTACCATTATACATCATGGTACTGCTGTACCATTATACATCATGGTACTGCTGTACCATTATACATCATGGTACTGCTGTACCATTATACATCATGGTACTGCTGTACCATTTTACCAAGGTAGGATTACACCTCATGGTATCGTTGTGCCGTTGTGTGTGGCACCATAGTACCATTATACATCATGGTACTGCTGTACCATTTTACCAAGGTAGGATTACACCTCATGGTATCGTTGTGCCATTGTGTGTGGCACCATAGTACCATTATACATCATGGTACTGCTGTACCATTTTACCAAGGTAGGATTACACCTCATGGTTTCGTTGTGCCGTTGTGTGTGGCACCATAGTACCATTATACCATAGTAACTGCAGGACTTTGGGATGATTCTTTTTTCTGCTGCTATCAGTGCCTTTTGAATCAGAATACATGTACAGTTTGTATATTCAGATGTATTCAGAAAAAGTAGTCCAAGGAATATAAAGACTACTGCTCAGGGATCTTAGCTATCTTTGATTGCGCAGATATAATAGACCTTTGTCATATCTTTAGTTGGTCTTCATATTCTATGGTGGAGGTGATTCGGTCTTCTGTGTATAGTCACTGGAGAGAGATCCTAGTTGCAGCAGCTGCTAATAACTGATAAACATAGTTGCTGAAACTAGATCCAGTCAATGATTTGCTCAAAACATGCGTGAAATAAACAGGTGTCGGTAACTTTTTCTCTGCTTTTCAAGTCATATCACataatattgtaaaatattaatAGGGCTCTTAAATAAATCTCAGGTTGAGGATAGGGAATTTTCTGCGTTTCatctttttattttttcaatacatTTCAGGTCTTGTTCTAGCCCCATCATCTGGTAAAACTAATggtaaaagaaaatgaaactcAGGAAATTATCTATGTTCATCAAATAACATCTTGTAAAATGAAAATCAAGCATCTGTTCAAATCATCCGTGCACACTCTCCTACAGTGCAAATATTACCTGAATTGATGCTTACTGACTAGCTGCAAAAGATGCTGAGTCTTTAGGTCAAACATGGAAATGACTAGGTTCTGCTATAAATCGCACCAGCTGTTTTGCTGTTATGTAATATGGTAAGGATCATATGACTTGCAAAAAACAGCTACATATAGTTTTGTCCGAGCATACCATTGACAGTCCTCGCTGGCGAGGGGCATGGCTAGACCAGTGGTAATATGATCAGTCCTTGTAATATGATGGTCATTGGTGATGAATGGTAACTAGTGTTTGTCCGTAGCCTCCCGAAACACCACAGAGCCTCCTTCTGAACACATCACAAATGTGCTATTTACCAGTTGAAGGTACCATGTCAGATCTGTAATCGTCTGTGAACAAGACGACGCCATGAGACTGCATCATTGTTGCCAGTCCGCATATGCCAATATGTCAGACTTGTATTGCTGGTTGATGTTAATGCTGGCTGTTTCCTCAAGGCAGACATTTAAAGGTgttggtatgtatgtatctgctgATGACTTTGAAGGTGACCTTCCTCTCACTAGGCAGAGGCtccaaccactacaccacagaggcAATACCAATCACTGTTAAAAAAATGAGCATTTGCCTAATACAACTGAGGCAGCTGTCTCCTACGCTTGAATTTCTAGATGGTGACTGGTCCACGATGCCATAAAGATGCTGTGTTATGCCAGCAAAGTGCCATGCAACATCCTGTTTGGGATCTCCAGCTCAAAGCATTCTGATTAGTTTATTAATCTCTCTGCTTGACAGGAAAGGCACAATGGTAATGTTCTGATCAATATAATGGGCAAAGTATCAACTTCCAAAATCAATGCCAGATAAAGAGTTTGGACGTCACTGAATAATGCTTCAAGTGCGTTACTTAAATCTGGTTTCTttatgtttgagttttgtgtcatttgtctgtgttttgtttccacGGACTGGGTGCAAAACTGACACATCCTACATTAGCCAGATATCACTTCATCAATTTTGAAgcatcacattttttttcaaaacagaacaaaacatgCACAAACGGCTGTAAAACTAAGACAGACGATGTATATCTTGAATTATTTAAGGATCTGAAGACTGATTTTGAAATTCAAACCCAGCATACTATTCCTAAAATAAATCTCTTATTTATAATACttttaaacatttcacagaTTAACGAAAAGAAGAAAGTGgaacattcaaatcatatttattGAATTTCATGAATTCATTTCACAGCCCTAATCCTGATCTCTGTAACACCTGCAGAAACATTCATCACACCATTCGCTTTATTTCCAGGTAGACTATTCACAACCTCCCTGCTGGGGGAAGTGTGGCCACAACTCTATGCATTAACAATTGCAGCAAGaccaataaaatatataatctgTGACTTTCAT
This portion of the Haliotis asinina isolate JCU_RB_2024 chromosome 10, JCU_Hal_asi_v2, whole genome shotgun sequence genome encodes:
- the LOC137298228 gene encoding peroxisomal membrane protein 11B-like; translation: MSLSRNIIKFNTHTSARDKFYRTFQYGARLIAWYLDTGKDDPLITRLRRVEAALSLSRKLFRLGNTVDLAYKTIDCFSINDYRLMILSVIGNLFKSVWLFLDHCLWFSKIGVLQINQPMWSKWALRVWLVALVASTAADIKKLKIVKAKLEKEIRMKRRVEGEKISPEIQTELHNVQTNFYKDFCDMFIPLSGLNVFNPGVGAVCGVISSLVGFQQEWEKHITPYTPSL